A genomic stretch from Marinobacter fonticola includes:
- a CDS encoding bifunctional acetate--CoA ligase family protein/GNAT family N-acetyltransferase: MSTRYLESLFNPESIVITGASERGDNLGGMVLRNLMAGGFPGKLLVINRNEYQNVHGVPCVRKVAKMPFKPELAIICTPPDTVPKMIRQLGEAGVKTAIVMTGGMSRAHSKTGQPLMYSVRDAARESGIRVLGPNTIGLMVPARSLNATYAHMGAIPGKVAFVGQSGTIASSIIDWAFARGVGFSHFLTLGDGMDIGHDDLIDYLAQDSQCRAILLHIESIPDPRRFMSAVRVASRTKPVIAVKSGRVPESEWLPVQLPVGVTRTDPIYDAVLRRAGVLRVDGLSEMFDALETLTRMRPVRREELVVMANGVGPGVLAVDRLAALNGELATLSSETIEALAKHLPPYWTRKNPIDLNYDASPELYAEAIRILAKDPNVSNVLVMYAPSLTEDSLQIADAVIQASKGTRLNIFTCWLGQSTVLDARDEFYRVGTPSFFSPEKAVKAFMQHVHHQRVQRLLRETPESFTDHFADRSQARKIVMKAHRSGRNHLSNSEARAVIGDYGIRTVNTIYCDDIEGVVESFQVERRPVDVTLIHERACHPFMEEQTGRGRYKATIQGLNSESAIIESCEILMEEYRAHFPRSGFLGFSVQRTYQHLGGIAFSVGITRDPIFGPLVVCGAAGASVNVMTDRQIALPPLNMVLAKELLRRTYMYRLLREYSLQPEDDIRAICETLVTLSQIVIDIPQIKGLEILPLLFDRDGAVAVDAAIDLAKESGRPIIQPYPRELEEWIVLPKSGRRVILRPVLAEDEPSHMEFHHLQSPESIRYRFFQYRKHFSHEDIAQMVQIDYDREMVFVANAAREDGNGEETLGTVRVWTDADNIQCEFAVMVRDHMKGEGLGYTLMRKMIDYCRARGTVEMIGNVLSENQPMLALARRLGFEITYNMEEDVMDLRLTLNEPETDWKLERLRG; the protein is encoded by the coding sequence GTGAGCACGCGGTATCTGGAAAGCCTGTTCAATCCGGAATCCATTGTCATTACCGGGGCGTCGGAACGTGGCGACAATCTGGGTGGGATGGTGCTGAGAAACCTCATGGCTGGCGGCTTTCCCGGTAAGCTTCTGGTGATCAACCGCAACGAGTACCAGAATGTCCACGGCGTGCCGTGCGTGCGCAAAGTCGCCAAAATGCCTTTCAAACCGGAACTGGCGATTATCTGTACGCCGCCGGATACCGTTCCCAAGATGATCCGCCAGTTGGGCGAGGCTGGCGTAAAAACGGCGATCGTCATGACTGGCGGAATGTCGCGCGCCCACAGCAAGACCGGTCAGCCGCTGATGTACTCCGTGCGCGATGCTGCCCGTGAAAGTGGTATCCGAGTCCTGGGGCCGAACACTATCGGTTTGATGGTACCGGCGCGCAGTCTCAACGCGACCTATGCCCATATGGGTGCGATCCCCGGCAAGGTGGCTTTCGTGGGGCAGTCGGGCACCATTGCCAGTTCAATCATCGATTGGGCCTTTGCCCGGGGTGTGGGTTTTTCGCATTTCCTCACGCTGGGTGACGGGATGGATATCGGTCATGACGACCTGATCGATTATCTCGCTCAGGATTCCCAGTGCCGGGCCATATTGCTGCATATCGAGAGCATTCCCGACCCTCGGCGGTTCATGTCTGCGGTGCGTGTGGCTTCTCGCACGAAACCGGTGATCGCGGTCAAAAGCGGCCGTGTGCCGGAGTCCGAATGGTTGCCGGTGCAATTGCCGGTGGGGGTGACGCGTACCGACCCGATCTACGATGCGGTCTTACGCCGGGCCGGGGTGCTGCGGGTTGACGGGCTTAGCGAGATGTTCGATGCACTGGAAACCTTGACCCGCATGCGCCCGGTGCGGCGCGAAGAGTTGGTGGTTATGGCGAATGGTGTAGGCCCCGGCGTGCTGGCTGTAGACCGTCTGGCGGCGCTGAATGGCGAGCTTGCAACGTTGTCCAGCGAGACCATCGAAGCCCTGGCCAAGCACCTGCCTCCTTATTGGACGCGAAAGAACCCGATTGACCTCAACTACGATGCTTCTCCGGAACTTTACGCCGAGGCTATCCGTATCCTGGCCAAGGACCCCAATGTCTCCAATGTGCTGGTGATGTATGCCCCAAGTCTCACCGAGGACAGCTTGCAGATCGCCGATGCCGTGATTCAGGCGAGTAAGGGGACCCGGCTCAATATTTTCACCTGCTGGCTGGGGCAGAGTACGGTGCTTGACGCCCGGGATGAGTTTTATCGGGTCGGCACCCCCTCGTTTTTCTCGCCGGAAAAAGCGGTTAAGGCGTTCATGCAGCATGTTCACCATCAACGGGTGCAACGCCTGCTGCGGGAGACGCCGGAATCGTTCACCGATCACTTCGCCGATCGCTCCCAGGCCCGCAAGATCGTGATGAAAGCCCACCGGTCGGGACGCAACCATCTATCCAACAGCGAAGCCCGGGCAGTGATCGGCGACTACGGCATCCGTACGGTTAATACCATCTATTGCGATGATATCGAGGGCGTCGTCGAGAGCTTCCAAGTCGAACGCCGGCCCGTTGATGTCACGCTGATCCACGAGCGAGCGTGCCATCCCTTCATGGAAGAACAGACGGGACGCGGGCGTTACAAGGCGACGATTCAGGGTCTCAATAGTGAGTCCGCGATTATCGAATCCTGCGAAATCCTGATGGAAGAATACCGGGCACATTTTCCGCGCAGCGGCTTCCTCGGCTTTTCCGTGCAGCGCACCTATCAGCATTTGGGCGGGATCGCCTTCAGCGTGGGTATTACCCGGGACCCCATCTTCGGTCCGCTGGTCGTCTGCGGTGCGGCGGGCGCCAGCGTAAACGTGATGACTGACCGGCAGATCGCTTTGCCGCCGCTCAACATGGTGCTGGCCAAAGAACTCCTCCGGCGAACCTACATGTATCGCTTGCTGCGGGAATACAGTCTACAGCCGGAAGACGATATCCGGGCCATCTGCGAAACCTTGGTGACTCTGTCGCAGATTGTGATCGATATCCCTCAAATCAAGGGGCTGGAGATCCTGCCGCTGCTGTTTGACCGGGACGGTGCCGTGGCGGTGGATGCCGCCATTGATTTGGCGAAGGAGTCAGGGCGGCCGATCATTCAGCCTTATCCGCGGGAGCTGGAAGAATGGATCGTGCTGCCGAAATCGGGCCGTCGTGTGATCCTGCGTCCGGTGCTGGCGGAAGACGAACCGTCGCACATGGAGTTCCATCACCTGCAATCACCGGAGTCCATCCGCTACCGTTTCTTCCAGTATCGCAAGCACTTCTCCCATGAAGACATCGCCCAGATGGTTCAGATCGACTATGACCGTGAAATGGTCTTCGTCGCCAACGCTGCAAGGGAGGACGGTAACGGTGAAGAAACTCTCGGGACCGTGCGCGTCTGGACCGATGCGGACAACATTCAGTGCGAGTTCGCCGTGATGGTCCGCGACCACATGAAAGGCGAGGGCTTGGGCTACACGCTCATGCGAAAGATGATCGACTATTGCCGCGCCAGGGGCACGGTAGAGATGATCGGCAACGTCCTATCGGAAAATCAGCCCATGCTGGCGCTGGCCCGTCGCCTTGGATTCGAGATCACGTACAACATGGAAGAGGATGTGATGGACCTACGGCTAACGCTTAACGAACCAGAAACGGATTGGAAGCTGGAAAGATTGCGTGGCTAG
- a CDS encoding histone deacetylase family protein — protein sequence MTTAFFFHDDFLKHDMGAEHPESPDRLNAIISYLADTELEQQLDWVRPDEITRDQLLLVHPERYLQQLDMMQPTRGRVFTDPDTAMTPYTLRAARLAAGANIQAVDMVLCGQATNAFVAARPPGHHAERGKSMGFCFYNNVALAAKHALTFHGLERVAIIDFDVHQGNGTVDIVQGDERVLMCSSFQHPFYPHSHVFRMPENIVNTPILAGTSSTDYRKKVEAEWLHRLQDFKPQLVLVSAGFDAHKADPLAELQLEAEDYRWLTDMITSVAHDSADDRVVSTLEGGYHLSALAEGVTAHLEGLAAIK from the coding sequence ATGACGACCGCCTTTTTCTTCCATGACGACTTCCTGAAACACGACATGGGAGCGGAACATCCCGAATCTCCGGATCGCTTAAATGCCATTATCAGCTACCTGGCCGACACGGAACTCGAGCAGCAATTGGACTGGGTGAGGCCGGACGAAATCACCCGTGACCAGCTTCTCCTGGTGCATCCCGAACGTTACCTGCAGCAACTGGACATGATGCAGCCGACCCGTGGCCGTGTCTTCACCGATCCCGACACCGCGATGACGCCTTATACCCTGCGAGCGGCCAGGCTGGCGGCTGGCGCCAATATCCAGGCAGTGGACATGGTGCTATGCGGCCAGGCCACCAATGCGTTCGTCGCCGCGCGGCCACCCGGCCATCATGCCGAGCGTGGCAAATCCATGGGGTTCTGTTTCTACAACAACGTGGCGTTGGCAGCGAAGCATGCGTTGACCTTCCACGGTCTGGAGCGCGTGGCAATCATCGATTTCGATGTCCATCAAGGGAACGGCACCGTGGATATCGTGCAGGGAGACGAGCGAGTGCTAATGTGCTCGAGCTTCCAGCACCCGTTCTACCCTCATTCCCACGTCTTCCGGATGCCGGAGAACATCGTCAACACGCCTATCCTGGCAGGCACCTCGTCGACGGATTACCGCAAGAAAGTCGAAGCCGAATGGCTTCATCGCCTGCAGGATTTCAAGCCGCAGTTAGTGCTGGTTTCTGCCGGATTCGACGCCCACAAGGCCGACCCGTTGGCGGAGTTGCAGCTTGAGGCCGAAGACTATCGCTGGCTAACGGATATGATCACTAGTGTGGCGCACGATTCAGCCGATGATCGCGTGGTTTCAACCCTGGAAGGGGGCTACCATCTGAGTGCCCTGGCGGAAGGCGTGACAGCCCATCTTGAAGGCCTGGCAGCCATTAAGTAA
- a CDS encoding substrate-binding periplasmic protein, whose protein sequence is MRLNILKSLFVASALILSALLPLSTAAETETGATPQSAIFAIPAVWPWGYRDRHGEPAGSLVQLAHRLVAIADVPIDYELRPHRRAVAEIVQGRSDFVVLFENPAIDSAAFDLGVVVQTEVLLTARADSETELSMEGLAGQTVAFVSGTYYGEVFRQADKIEKVPVRDVFQALEMLKRGRVSAVLCSDQALYHTLKSLDLPYQNFRMNVFRKGQEGHLYMSRKAMHPELREPLADALEQLRQTGELESIFHLPE, encoded by the coding sequence ATGCGGCTCAATATCCTAAAATCCCTTTTCGTCGCCTCGGCGTTAATCCTCTCAGCGCTGCTCCCCCTATCGACCGCCGCCGAAACTGAGACAGGTGCGACGCCGCAATCCGCCATATTCGCCATTCCCGCCGTCTGGCCTTGGGGTTATCGAGACCGTCACGGTGAACCTGCCGGGAGCCTTGTGCAATTGGCTCACCGCTTAGTCGCAATCGCCGATGTTCCCATCGACTACGAGCTACGGCCGCACCGCCGGGCAGTCGCGGAGATTGTTCAGGGCCGGTCGGATTTCGTCGTACTGTTCGAAAATCCGGCCATCGATAGCGCCGCCTTTGACTTGGGCGTGGTCGTGCAAACCGAAGTGCTTTTGACGGCCCGGGCCGATTCAGAGACGGAGCTTTCGATGGAGGGGCTGGCAGGACAGACCGTGGCCTTCGTGAGCGGCACCTATTATGGCGAAGTATTCCGCCAAGCGGACAAAATAGAGAAGGTGCCTGTCAGGGATGTGTTTCAAGCGCTCGAAATGCTTAAGCGCGGGCGTGTCTCCGCGGTGCTCTGTAGTGATCAGGCCCTTTACCACACTTTGAAATCTCTCGACCTGCCGTACCAAAACTTTCGCATGAACGTGTTTCGCAAAGGCCAGGAAGGTCACCTCTACATGTCCCGAAAGGCGATGCATCCCGAGCTGCGTGAGCCCCTCGCTGACGCACTGGAGCAATTGCGGCAAACCGGCGAACTCGAGTCTATATTCCACCTGCCCGAATAA